The sequence below is a genomic window from Clostridium sp. BJN0001.
GCGTTATGCCATATATTAATGCTTCAATTATAATTCAGTTGTTAACTGTAGCAATACCTCAATTAGAGCAGCTATCTAAAGAAGGAGATTCTGGAAGAAAGAAAATACAAGAGATAACAAGATATGTTTCTTTAGTATTATCATTTATTTTAGCATTCGGAACATATTCAATGATAGCAAGCAGTGGTGCAGTATCTGGATTAAGTTTAGTTCAAAGACTTACTATTATATTTGCACTTGTCGTTGGTGCAACATTTTGCATGTGGCTTGGAGATCAGCTTACAGTAAAAGGTATAGGAAATGGTACATCAATTTTAATATTTATAAATATTATTTCTAGAATACCTACAATTGGAGCTTCAATCGCGTCATTACAACAGGCAGGAACAGTAAATATAGTAGAAGTAGTATTATTTGTCGTATTTTTTGTATTCTTACTTGGAGCAACTTTGTTCTTCTCATTATCAGAGAGAAGAATTCCAGTACAATATGCAGGAAAATTTATTGCAGGAACAAATAAGATGATGAAGTCTCAAGCTTCACATATACCATTAAACATTATTGGTTCGGCAGTACTTGCAATAATATTCTCAATGTCAGTAATGGAATTTCCAAGAACAATAGCAAACTTTGTACCTACAAAAGAATGGGCAAAATGGATTTTAACAAATACAAACTGCATATTCAACGAAAAGAGTTGGATGTACGCTGTACTTTATGCAGTTTTAACAATATTCTTTAATTGGTTCTATACACAGATAACATTTAAACCTGATGAGATGGCAGAAAACTTAAACAAATCAGCAGGAATTGTACCAGGTGTAAGACCAGGAACAGAAACAGAAGCATTTTTTGAAAGAGTTCTTAACAGATTATCATTTGTTGGAGGTATATTAGCAGCAATACTTGCTATTACACCATTGTTAATTCAAAATCTAACAGATTTTAAACAAGTATCTTTTACAGGAACAGGAATATTAATAATAATAAGCGTTGCCTTAGATTTTACAAGAAAAGTTGAATCTCAAATGGTAGTTCGTCATTATAAAGGATTCCTTAAGTAATTAAATTATGTATGGAGATGAAGCTAGTGAAAATTGTATTACTAGGACCTCCAGGAGCTGGAAAGGGAACACAGGCAAAATCAATTAGCAGTAAATACTCCATTCCACATATTTCTACAGGCGATATTTTTAGAAAAAATATTTCAGAAAATACGCCTTTAGGAATACAAGCAAAAGGATATATGGATAAAGGACAGCTAGTTCCCGATGAAGTTACAATTAATATGGTAAAAGACAGATTAGTTCAGGATGATTGTAAGAATGGATATTTATTAGACGGTTTTCCAAGAACAGTAAAGCAGGCAGAAGCATTTGAAGCTTTCTTAAAAGATAAAAATGAAGCGCTTGATGTTGCACTATTAATCGATGTACCAAGTGAATACATACTTGATAGAATGACAGGAAGAAGAGTTTGCGAATCATGCGGTGCTAGTTATCATGTTAAGTTTAATCCTCCAGCAACTGAAGGAAAATGTGATTTATGTGGAAGTAAGATCGTTCAGAGAAAAGACGATACTGAAGAGACAGTTAAAGAGAGACTTGAAGTGTATGCAAATGAAACACAACCATTAATAGATTTTTATGAAAAGTTAAATTTATTACAAAAAGTAAATGGTGCAAAACCTATTAATGACGTATTTAAAGCAATATGCGAAGTATTAGGTGAAAATAAGTAGAAATATTTATTGTGATGCTGTTGCTCGAGATATGAACCCGGTGTATTTAGTGAATGTGAAATAAGAATTTATAACTAAGCATGAAGTAACAAAAGTTGCTTCTTCACTATAAATTGGAATAGATATATTTCTATTTTAGTTAAAAGCTACGTAGATCGTTTATTATAATAGAGCGGTCAATATTGTAGGTTGGGGATTAGAGCAAAGTTTAATGATCCTAATACACCTTATGTAAGATGTTTGATAAAATTATCAGATGGCTTTAAATTAAATACTGAGATAGTAGAATGATAGAGTGTTGCTTAGTTATAAATTTGCACAAAGATTAGTGTTAATTTATACTAAGGTAATCATAGAGGTGAAAAATTTGCAAAACAATGACTTGATTGGAAAAGTAGTACTTTCAAGAGCAGGAAGAGATGAAAATCATTTATATGTTGTTATTAGGCAGATTGATAAGGATTATGTTTTAATTGCAAATGGAGATAATAAAACAGTAGGTATGCCTAAAAAGAAGAAAATTAAACATTTAATTTTTTTAGAAAATACAGATAATGAAGTAAAGTCATCAATAGTAAGATGCGATAATAGTACTGATTTAAAAATAAAAAGATTTCTAAAAATTAGAGGCATTGTTAAGGAGGGTTGATTACCTTATGTCAAAAGATGATGTAATAGAAATGCAGGGTACTGTGTTAGAATCATTGCCAAATGCTATGTTTCAGGTTCAGCTTGAAAGTGGGCATACAATTTTAGCACATATATCAGGAAAATTAAGAATGAACTTCATAAGAATTCTACCGGGGGATAAAGTAACAGTAGAGCTTTCGCCTTACGATTTAACCAGAGGAAGAATCACATGGAGAGCAAAATAAATTTTGTAATAGAAATAAGGAGGGTTAGCTATGAAAGTAAGACCATCAGTTAAGCCTATGTGTGAAAAGTGCAAAGTAATAAAAAGAAAAGGAAGAGTAATGGTAATCTGTGAAAATCCTAAGCACAAACAAAGACAGGGCTAATAAAAAAACAATATTATTTACATGAAAATTGTAAATAATATTGACATTTAATCAAAAGTCAAATATGATTATATAGTCGTTAATTAATAGATATGAATTTTTAGGGCGGCTGTCAATAGA
It includes:
- a CDS encoding adenylate kinase — protein: MKIVLLGPPGAGKGTQAKSISSKYSIPHISTGDIFRKNISENTPLGIQAKGYMDKGQLVPDEVTINMVKDRLVQDDCKNGYLLDGFPRTVKQAEAFEAFLKDKNEALDVALLIDVPSEYILDRMTGRRVCESCGASYHVKFNPPATEGKCDLCGSKIVQRKDDTEETVKERLEVYANETQPLIDFYEKLNLLQKVNGAKPINDVFKAICEVLGENK
- the secY gene encoding preprotein translocase subunit SecY, whose protein sequence is MLQTLRNAFKIPELRKKFLWMIFLVAVFRLGSHIPLPGINSNYLQEISQSGLLGMYDLFSGGAFSRSSILALGVMPYINASIIIQLLTVAIPQLEQLSKEGDSGRKKIQEITRYVSLVLSFILAFGTYSMIASSGAVSGLSLVQRLTIIFALVVGATFCMWLGDQLTVKGIGNGTSILIFINIISRIPTIGASIASLQQAGTVNIVEVVLFVVFFVFLLGATLFFSLSERRIPVQYAGKFIAGTNKMMKSQASHIPLNIIGSAVLAIIFSMSVMEFPRTIANFVPTKEWAKWILTNTNCIFNEKSWMYAVLYAVLTIFFNWFYTQITFKPDEMAENLNKSAGIVPGVRPGTETEAFFERVLNRLSFVGGILAAILAITPLLIQNLTDFKQVSFTGTGILIIISVALDFTRKVESQMVVRHYKGFLK
- the infA gene encoding translation initiation factor IF-1, translating into MSKDDVIEMQGTVLESLPNAMFQVQLESGHTILAHISGKLRMNFIRILPGDKVTVELSPYDLTRGRITWRAK
- a CDS encoding KOW domain-containing RNA-binding protein, encoding MQNNDLIGKVVLSRAGRDENHLYVVIRQIDKDYVLIANGDNKTVGMPKKKKIKHLIFLENTDNEVKSSIVRCDNSTDLKIKRFLKIRGIVKEG
- the rpmJ gene encoding 50S ribosomal protein L36; this translates as MKVRPSVKPMCEKCKVIKRKGRVMVICENPKHKQRQG